In Acaryochloris marina S15, a single genomic region encodes these proteins:
- a CDS encoding DUF4062 domain-containing protein yields the protein MAKTHTVLEVFIASPGDVTPEREVLANVVSEFNVTWGDKHHVRLDIVKWETHSHPAFGEDAQDIINRQIGDVYDIFLGIMWGKFGTATARAESGTEEEFQRAYDRLKKGDRVQIMFYFKDAGIPPSKMDGEQIAKVQAFKKTIADEYGGLYWPFETTDEFQTKARIHLSKVVQD from the coding sequence ATGGCTAAGACTCACACAGTGCTTGAAGTATTCATCGCATCTCCTGGTGACGTAACACCGGAACGCGAGGTGTTAGCAAACGTTGTTTCGGAATTCAACGTAACTTGGGGCGATAAACATCACGTACGTCTCGACATCGTCAAATGGGAAACACATTCACACCCTGCATTTGGCGAAGATGCCCAAGATATAATCAACCGCCAAATAGGAGATGTATACGATATCTTTCTAGGCATCATGTGGGGGAAATTCGGAACTGCAACTGCACGAGCGGAGTCCGGTACAGAGGAAGAGTTCCAGCGGGCCTACGACCGACTGAAGAAGGGCGATCGAGTTCAAATAATGTTCTACTTTAAGGACGCCGGAATTCCGCCTAGCAAGATGGACGGAGAGCAGATTGCAAAAGTGCAAGCGTTCAAGAAAACGATCGCCGACGAATATGGCGGACTATATTGGCCATTTGAAACGACCGACGAATTTCAAACGAAGGCAAGAATACACCTCAGCAAAGTGGTGCAAGACTAG
- a CDS encoding winged helix-turn-helix domain-containing protein: protein MLAQFKLRFTQSTRKKIEAKLRQAYGSQNLRLVKRISALLQLGQGGSVAQVAETLALGEQTIRDYLHAFLKRGIASFRYKASQGRRSKLTPRQRQQLKSWIKAGPLKAGYECGCWSALMVQDLIAKRFNVSYHPHYVSTLLRNLGFSFQRARFVAAHLNEAKRQEWMTHKWPEILRLSAAKDALIYLGMRPVLRSGGR, encoded by the coding sequence ATGCTCGCACAATTCAAACTGCGCTTTACCCAATCAACACGCAAAAAGATTGAAGCTAAACTGCGCCAGGCATACGGGAGTCAGAATTTACGTCTGGTCAAACGTATTAGTGCTTTATTGCAGCTTGGTCAAGGTGGTTCAGTGGCACAGGTAGCTGAAACATTGGCACTAGGCGAACAAACGATCAGGGATTATCTGCATGCATTTCTAAAACGAGGTATCGCTAGCTTTAGATACAAAGCGTCTCAAGGACGTCGCAGCAAACTCACTCCACGGCAACGACAACAGCTCAAGTCATGGATTAAAGCAGGTCCGCTCAAAGCTGGATACGAGTGTGGTTGTTGGAGTGCATTAATGGTTCAAGACCTGATTGCGAAACGCTTCAATGTTTCCTATCATCCCCATTATGTGAGTACTCTACTGAGGAACTTAGGCTTTTCATTTCAAAGAGCACGGTTTGTTGCAGCTCATCTCAATGAAGCCAAGCGACAAGAATGGATGACACACAAATGGCCTGAGATTTTGCGTTTATCAGCAGCCAAAGATGCCCTAATTTATTTGGGGATGAGGCCAGTTTTGCGCAGTGGGGGTCGTTAA
- a CDS encoding IS630 family transposase: MSSQRCPNLFGDEASFAQWGSLSYTWSLRGDQPTLPTSGKRKAYKVFGLIDYHSGQFFYQGQTGRFNSEGYTAFLTQVLQQTHKHIILIQDGARYHTSKATKQFFDQQSARLTPFQLPTYSPDFNPIEFLWKKLKKRSTHLRFFKQFDDLVQQVDEGLLYFSQTPNEITVLMGKYCKTLGTQAA, translated from the coding sequence ATCAGCAGCCAAAGATGCCCTAATTTATTTGGGGATGAGGCCAGTTTTGCGCAGTGGGGGTCGTTAAGCTACACCTGGAGTCTTCGTGGAGACCAGCCAACATTGCCCACCAGTGGTAAACGGAAGGCTTACAAGGTGTTTGGATTAATTGATTATCATTCTGGTCAGTTCTTCTATCAAGGTCAGACGGGACGCTTCAATTCTGAAGGGTATACTGCTTTTCTAACTCAAGTACTCCAGCAGACTCACAAGCATATTATTCTCATTCAGGACGGGGCTAGATATCACACCAGTAAAGCAACTAAGCAGTTCTTTGACCAGCAATCCGCTCGCCTTACTCCTTTCCAATTACCCACATATTCTCCTGACTTCAACCCAATTGAATTCTTGTGGAAGAAACTCAAAAAACGCAGCACACACCTACGGTTCTTCAAGCAATTTGATGACTTAGTTCAGCAGGTCGATGAGGGGCTACTGTACTTTAGTCAGACTCCCAATGAAATTACTGTCTTAATGGGCAAATATTGCAAAACCTTGGGTACACAAGCTGCCTAG